A section of the Ciceribacter thiooxidans genome encodes:
- a CDS encoding urease accessory protein UreF codes for MRERPAVEGLLRLMAWLSPAFPVGGFAYSGGLEAAVQAGHVSSAETLKDWLLTLLRNGSLRNDAVLLAEAYRSVADDERLREVAELATALAGSAERHVEISRQGGAFLAAADAWPGSVPDVLGDGTAYSVAVGAVAASNGVRLAETVAAFLHAAVSQLVSAAIRLGVLGQSRGVALLSALEEVVAEQAGKAASSTLEDLGSATLVADQMSLRHETQHSRLFLS; via the coding sequence ATGCGTGAACGCCCTGCAGTCGAGGGCCTGTTGCGGCTGATGGCCTGGCTTTCGCCGGCCTTCCCGGTCGGAGGCTTTGCCTATTCCGGCGGCCTCGAAGCCGCGGTACAGGCGGGACACGTATCGTCGGCCGAGACGTTGAAGGACTGGCTCCTGACCCTGCTTCGAAACGGCAGCTTGCGGAACGATGCGGTGCTGCTTGCGGAGGCTTACCGCTCCGTGGCCGACGATGAACGGCTGCGGGAGGTCGCCGAACTCGCAACGGCTCTCGCCGGATCGGCCGAACGTCATGTCGAAATCTCGCGGCAGGGTGGCGCCTTCCTTGCGGCAGCAGACGCCTGGCCCGGCTCTGTTCCGGATGTGCTCGGTGACGGGACGGCCTACAGCGTCGCCGTCGGCGCCGTTGCTGCCTCGAACGGTGTCCGCCTTGCCGAGACCGTTGCCGCCTTTCTCCACGCTGCGGTGTCGCAACTCGTCTCGGCGGCGATCCGTCTCGGCGTCCTCGGGCAGAGCCGGGGTGTCGCGCTTCTCTCGGCGCTGGAAGAGGTTGTCGCCGAGCAGGCCGGGAAGGCTGCATCGTCGACGCTCGAGGATCTCGGCAGTGCAACGCTCGTCGCCGACCAGATGAGCCTCCGGCACGAGACCCAGCATTCGAGGCTGTTCCTCTCATGA
- the ureE gene encoding urease accessory protein UreE, with amino-acid sequence MQRITTYLSAGTSVTAPIGTVVLAHDERHLRRKLLHLADGDMVMLDLKEPVVFGDGDRLVLDNGDQVEIRAAKESLYEIVPRDALHLAELAWHLGNRHMSAQIEADRILILRDRVIREMIELLGARVVEIVEAFQPMRGAYHTHGDNHGHGHGGHE; translated from the coding sequence ATGCAGCGCATCACGACCTATCTCTCGGCCGGAACTTCTGTCACCGCTCCCATAGGCACGGTGGTGCTCGCCCATGACGAGCGGCACCTGAGGCGGAAGCTACTTCATCTCGCCGATGGTGACATGGTCATGCTCGACCTCAAAGAGCCGGTGGTCTTCGGCGACGGCGACCGGCTGGTGCTCGACAACGGCGACCAGGTCGAGATCCGGGCGGCGAAGGAGTCGCTCTACGAGATCGTTCCGCGCGACGCTCTGCACCTGGCCGAACTCGCCTGGCACCTCGGCAACCGCCACATGTCGGCGCAGATCGAGGCGGATCGCATCCTCATCCTGCGCGACCGGGTGATCCGGGAGATGATCGAACTCCTCGGCGCGCGGGTGGTGGAGATCGTCGAAGCCTTCCAGCCGATGCGAGGGGCCTATCACACCCATGGCGACAACCACGGCCACGGGCATGGCGGTCACGAGTGA
- a CDS encoding efflux RND transporter periplasmic adaptor subunit, with protein sequence MSRYLNTTAVLLALGTVLAPLTATAEEAPAAKTEQILPSIVVTEAKVQKLVDRVVATGTIKPVEEIYVQPQVEGLSIRSLEADVGDRVEAGGILARLSDDSLLLQKSQLVATRAKAEAALAQYRAQLRDAEANAAEAERQYKRATTLGKSGTVSTSQIEQAETAATSARAKASSTEQAIAIAEADIKVVDSQIADIDLKLARTDIKTPAAGVVASRTAKIGAIASGAGQPLFTVIRDGQIELVADVSETDVLKMKVGQKANITVAGGSSTLTGTVRLIAPVVDQQTRLGAVHIAIDDDSGARAGMYAKAAIIVEEATTLALPLASVTTERGTSFARKVEGGVVKQTAIEVGIQDDGFVQVVSGLKEGDEVVAKAGAFVGDGDHINPVREQQAAVSN encoded by the coding sequence ATGAGTCGATACCTGAACACGACGGCCGTGCTGCTGGCACTGGGCACCGTTCTCGCGCCGCTGACCGCAACCGCCGAGGAGGCACCGGCCGCCAAGACCGAACAGATCCTGCCGTCCATCGTCGTCACCGAGGCGAAAGTGCAAAAGCTGGTCGATCGGGTCGTTGCGACAGGCACCATCAAACCGGTCGAGGAGATCTATGTCCAGCCGCAGGTCGAAGGGCTTTCGATCCGCTCGCTCGAGGCAGATGTCGGTGACCGTGTGGAAGCCGGCGGCATACTCGCCCGTCTCTCCGACGACAGCCTGCTGCTGCAAAAGAGCCAGCTCGTCGCGACCAGGGCCAAGGCGGAAGCAGCGCTCGCCCAGTACCGGGCCCAGTTGAGGGATGCCGAAGCGAATGCTGCCGAGGCCGAGCGGCAGTACAAGCGGGCGACCACGCTCGGCAAGTCCGGCACCGTCTCCACCTCGCAGATCGAGCAGGCGGAAACCGCCGCGACCAGCGCCAGGGCCAAGGCCAGCAGCACAGAGCAGGCGATCGCGATCGCCGAAGCCGACATCAAGGTCGTCGACAGCCAGATCGCCGACATCGACCTGAAACTCGCACGTACCGATATCAAGACCCCGGCCGCGGGTGTCGTCGCCTCGCGCACCGCCAAGATCGGCGCGATTGCGAGCGGTGCCGGCCAGCCACTCTTCACCGTCATCCGTGACGGCCAGATCGAGCTGGTCGCCGATGTCTCCGAAACCGATGTCCTGAAGATGAAGGTGGGCCAGAAGGCCAACATCACCGTCGCCGGCGGCAGCTCGACGCTCACCGGAACCGTTCGGCTGATTGCCCCGGTCGTCGACCAGCAGACCCGCCTCGGCGCCGTGCATATTGCGATCGACGACGATTCCGGCGCACGCGCCGGCATGTATGCCAAGGCCGCCATCATCGTCGAGGAGGCGACCACGCTTGCCCTTCCCCTCGCCTCCGTGACCACAGAGCGCGGCACCTCCTTCGCCCGCAAGGTCGAGGGCGGCGTCGTCAAGCAGACGGCGATCGAGGTCGGCATCCAGGACGACGGCTTCGTGCAGGTCGTCAGCGGACTGAAGGAAGGCGACGAGGTCGTCGCCAAGGCCGGCGCCTTCGTCGGAGACGGCGACCACATCAATCCCGTGCGCGAACAGCAAGCTGCAGTGTCGAACTGA
- a CDS encoding DUF3995 domain-containing protein: MTALALLLAVLLLAIAALHLAWAAGSTFPAASERELVRMVVGFKGQEQMPPPAAAVLVAVALAVAAYVALALASLSVWPFWRWSLTFAGMVLAFVFLARGVAAYLPAWRARVPQQPFARLDRRYYGPLCLVIGAGFTLLATGYTA; encoded by the coding sequence ATGACCGCGCTCGCCCTTCTCCTCGCCGTCCTGCTTCTGGCGATTGCTGCCCTGCATCTCGCCTGGGCCGCGGGATCGACCTTTCCGGCCGCGAGCGAGCGGGAGCTCGTGCGGATGGTGGTCGGCTTCAAGGGACAAGAGCAAATGCCGCCGCCTGCGGCCGCGGTGCTGGTTGCGGTCGCGCTCGCTGTCGCGGCCTATGTCGCGCTTGCACTCGCCTCGCTCAGTGTCTGGCCGTTCTGGCGCTGGTCGCTCACCTTCGCTGGCATGGTCCTTGCTTTTGTCTTTCTTGCCCGCGGCGTCGCCGCTTATCTGCCGGCGTGGCGAGCACGGGTTCCGCAGCAACCTTTTGCGAGGCTCGACCGGCGCTACTATGGACCGCTCTGCCTGGTGATCGGCGCGGGCTTCACTCTTCTTGCAACGGGATACACGGCATGA
- the ureC gene encoding urease subunit alpha: MSYKMSRAAYASMFGPTTGDRVRLADTELFVEVEKDYTTYGDEVKFGGGKVIRDGMGQSQVTRAAGAVDTVITNALIVDHWGIVKADIGLKDGRIVAIGKAGNPDTQPDVTIIVGPGTEAIAGEGKIVTAGGMDSHIHFICPQQIEEALMSGITCMLGGGTGPAHGTLATTCTPGPWHIARMIEAADAFPMNLAFAGKGNASLPGALEEMVLGGASSLKLHEDWGTTPAAIDCCLSVADQYDVQVMIHTDTLNESGFVEDSIGAIKGRTIHAFHTEGAGGGHAPDIIRICGQANVIPSSTNPTRPYTVNTIAEHLDMLMVCHHLSASIPEDIAFAESRIRKETIAAEDILHDIGAFSIISSDSQAMGRVGEVAIRTWQTADKMKRQRGRLPQETGDNDNARVKRYIAKYTINPAIAHGVSHEIGSVEIGKRADLVLWNPAFFGVKPDMVLMGGTIVAAPMGDPNASIPTPQPVHYRPMFGAYGKARTNSSVTFVSQASLDAELANRLGVAKQLVAVRNTRGGISKASMIHNDLTPEIEVDPETYEVRADGELLTCEPATKLPMAQRYFLF; this comes from the coding sequence ATGTCCTACAAGATGTCCCGCGCCGCCTACGCCTCGATGTTCGGTCCGACGACCGGCGACAGGGTGCGGCTCGCCGATACCGAACTCTTCGTCGAGGTTGAGAAAGATTACACGACCTATGGCGACGAGGTGAAGTTCGGCGGCGGCAAGGTCATCCGCGACGGCATGGGCCAGAGTCAGGTGACGCGCGCGGCGGGCGCCGTCGACACGGTCATCACCAATGCGCTGATCGTCGACCACTGGGGGATCGTGAAAGCCGACATCGGGCTCAAGGACGGACGCATCGTCGCGATCGGCAAGGCCGGCAATCCCGACACGCAGCCGGACGTCACCATTATCGTCGGGCCGGGGACGGAAGCAATCGCCGGCGAGGGCAAGATCGTCACCGCCGGCGGCATGGACAGCCACATCCACTTCATCTGTCCGCAGCAGATCGAGGAGGCGCTGATGTCCGGCATCACCTGCATGCTCGGTGGCGGTACCGGACCTGCCCACGGGACACTCGCCACCACCTGTACGCCGGGTCCCTGGCATATCGCCCGGATGATCGAGGCGGCGGATGCCTTCCCGATGAATCTCGCCTTCGCCGGCAAGGGTAATGCCTCGCTGCCGGGAGCGCTCGAGGAGATGGTGCTCGGTGGCGCCTCCTCGCTGAAGCTGCACGAGGACTGGGGAACGACGCCGGCGGCGATCGACTGCTGCCTCTCGGTCGCCGACCAGTACGATGTGCAGGTGATGATCCACACCGACACGCTGAACGAGTCGGGCTTCGTCGAGGATTCGATCGGCGCGATCAAGGGCAGGACGATCCACGCCTTCCACACAGAAGGGGCAGGCGGCGGCCACGCGCCGGACATCATCCGCATCTGCGGGCAGGCGAACGTCATCCCGTCTTCGACGAACCCGACACGGCCCTACACGGTCAACACGATCGCCGAGCATCTCGACATGCTGATGGTCTGCCATCACCTCTCGGCATCGATTCCGGAAGACATCGCCTTCGCCGAAAGCCGTATTCGCAAGGAGACGATCGCGGCGGAAGACATTCTCCACGACATCGGCGCCTTCTCGATCATCTCCTCCGACAGCCAGGCGATGGGCCGCGTCGGGGAGGTGGCGATCCGCACCTGGCAGACGGCGGACAAGATGAAGCGCCAGCGCGGGCGGCTGCCGCAGGAGACCGGCGACAACGACAATGCACGGGTGAAGCGCTATATCGCCAAGTACACGATCAACCCGGCGATCGCCCACGGCGTCAGCCACGAGATCGGCTCCGTCGAGATCGGCAAGCGGGCGGACCTCGTCCTCTGGAACCCGGCCTTTTTCGGCGTCAAGCCGGACATGGTGCTGATGGGCGGGACGATCGTCGCGGCCCCGATGGGCGATCCGAACGCCTCGATCCCGACGCCGCAGCCGGTGCATTACCGGCCGATGTTCGGCGCCTACGGCAAGGCGCGGACCAATTCCTCCGTCACCTTTGTCTCCCAGGCCTCGCTGGATGCCGAGCTCGCAAACCGGCTCGGCGTCGCCAAGCAGTTGGTGGCCGTCCGGAATACCCGCGGGGGCATTTCCAAGGCGTCGATGATCCATAACGACCTGACGCCGGAGATCGAGGTCGATCCGGAGACCTATGAAGTGCGCGCCGACGGCGAATTGCTCACCTGCGAACCGGCGACGAAGCTGCCGATGGCGCAGCGGTATTTCCTGTTCTGA
- a CDS encoding peroxiredoxin, with translation MIGKKVPQVTFRTRVRDESVGGPNPYRWQDVTSDDYFKGKRVILFSLPGAFTPTCSTYQLPDFEKMYNEFKAEGIDEIYCISVNDAFVMNAWGKQQNLENVKLIPDGSGEFTRKMGMLVRKDNLGFGMRSWRYAAIINNGAIEQWFEEEGFSDNCESDPYGVSSPQNILAKLQEKKAA, from the coding sequence CTGATCGGCAAGAAAGTGCCCCAAGTCACCTTCCGTACCCGCGTCCGTGACGAGTCCGTCGGCGGTCCGAACCCCTATCGTTGGCAGGACGTCACCTCAGACGACTACTTCAAGGGCAAGCGGGTCATCCTGTTCTCGCTGCCGGGCGCATTTACCCCGACCTGCTCGACCTACCAGCTTCCCGACTTCGAGAAGATGTACAACGAGTTCAAGGCCGAAGGCATTGACGAAATCTACTGCATTTCCGTCAACGACGCCTTCGTGATGAACGCCTGGGGCAAGCAGCAGAACCTCGAAAACGTCAAGCTGATCCCCGACGGCTCCGGCGAGTTCACCCGCAAGATGGGTATGCTGGTCCGCAAGGACAACCTCGGCTTTGGCATGCGCTCCTGGCGCTATGCGGCGATCATCAACAACGGTGCGATTGAGCAGTGGTTCGAGGAAGAAGGCTTCTCCGACAATTGCGAGAGCGATCCCTACGGCGTTTCCTCGCCGCAGAACATCCTGGCGAAACTGCAGGAAAAGAAGGCCGCCTGA
- a CDS encoding ABC transporter substrate-binding protein, with product MKTTIASLLLAGAVSLMAMQAAAADKVTLQLKWVTQAQFAGYYVAKDKGFYEEEGLDVEIKPGGPDIAPPQVLVGGGADVIVDWMPSALATREKGVPLVNIAQPFKSSGMMLTCLKETGITKPEDFKGKTLGVWFFGNEYPFLSWMAHLGIKTDGSPDGVTVLKQGFNVDPLLQKQAACISTMTYNEYWQVIDAGIKAEDLVTFKYEDEGVATLEDGLYVLEDKLKDQAFKDKMVKFVRASMKGWKWAEENPDDAAGIVLDNDASGAQTEKHQKRMMGEVAKLTAGSNGALDEADYKRTVATLLGGGSDPVITKEPEGAFTHEITDAALK from the coding sequence ATGAAAACGACAATCGCATCTCTGCTGCTGGCCGGCGCCGTCTCGCTGATGGCGATGCAGGCCGCAGCCGCCGACAAGGTGACACTGCAGCTCAAATGGGTGACGCAGGCGCAGTTCGCCGGCTATTACGTCGCCAAGGACAAGGGCTTCTACGAAGAGGAAGGCCTTGACGTCGAGATCAAGCCGGGCGGCCCGGACATCGCCCCGCCGCAGGTTCTGGTCGGCGGCGGCGCCGACGTGATCGTCGACTGGATGCCCTCCGCACTCGCCACCCGCGAAAAGGGCGTGCCGCTCGTCAATATCGCCCAGCCGTTCAAGTCGTCCGGCATGATGCTGACCTGTCTCAAGGAGACCGGCATCACCAAGCCGGAAGACTTCAAGGGCAAGACGCTCGGCGTCTGGTTCTTCGGCAACGAATATCCGTTCCTCTCGTGGATGGCCCATCTCGGCATCAAGACCGACGGATCGCCGGACGGCGTGACCGTGCTCAAGCAGGGCTTCAACGTCGACCCGCTGTTGCAGAAGCAGGCCGCCTGCATCTCGACCATGACCTATAACGAATACTGGCAGGTCATCGACGCCGGCATCAAGGCGGAAGACCTCGTTACCTTCAAGTACGAGGACGAAGGCGTGGCGACCCTCGAGGACGGCCTCTACGTGCTCGAGGACAAGCTGAAGGACCAGGCCTTCAAGGACAAGATGGTCAAGTTCGTCCGCGCTTCGATGAAGGGCTGGAAGTGGGCAGAGGAAAATCCGGATGACGCCGCAGGCATCGTTCTCGACAACGACGCCTCCGGCGCCCAGACCGAGAAGCACCAGAAGCGCATGATGGGCGAGGTCGCCAAGCTGACCGCCGGCTCGAACGGCGCCCTGGACGAGGCCGACTACAAGCGCACGGTCGCGACGCTGCTCGGCGGCGGATCGGATCCGGTCATCACCAAGGAGCCGGAGGGCGCCTTTACCCATGAGATCACCGACGCTGCATTGAAGTAG
- the ureG gene encoding urease accessory protein UreG, which yields MKSANGPLRIGIGGPVGSGKTALTEKLCKALRADYSVAVVTNDIYTREDADALVRMQALSSDRVVGVETGGCPHTAIREDATINLQAIADLNRRFPDLDVVFIESGGDNLAATFSPDLADLTIYVISVCQGEEIPRKGGPGITRSDLLVINKKDLAPYVEVDLDVMDRDARRMRNAKPHVFSDMKRGAGVEDIVQFIKETGGL from the coding sequence ATGAAATCGGCAAACGGTCCTCTGCGCATCGGCATCGGCGGCCCTGTGGGCTCCGGCAAGACGGCGCTCACCGAAAAGCTCTGCAAGGCGCTGCGCGCCGACTATTCGGTCGCCGTCGTCACCAACGACATCTATACGCGCGAGGATGCCGACGCGCTCGTGCGCATGCAGGCGCTTTCCTCGGACCGTGTCGTTGGTGTCGAGACCGGCGGCTGCCCGCACACGGCGATCCGCGAGGATGCGACGATCAACCTGCAGGCGATCGCCGATCTCAATCGGCGCTTTCCCGATCTCGACGTCGTCTTCATCGAATCGGGCGGCGACAATCTGGCGGCGACGTTCTCGCCCGATCTCGCCGATTTGACGATCTACGTGATCTCCGTCTGCCAGGGCGAGGAAATCCCGCGCAAGGGCGGCCCGGGCATTACCCGCTCGGATCTCCTGGTAATCAACAAGAAGGATCTCGCCCCTTACGTCGAGGTCGATCTCGACGTGATGGATCGCGACGCCCGGCGGATGCGCAATGCCAAGCCGCATGTCTTCTCGGACATGAAGCGCGGAGCGGGTGTGGAAGATATCGTGCAGTTCATCAAGGAAACCGGCGGCCTCTGA
- a CDS encoding efflux RND transporter permease subunit, which translates to MNFSAWSIRNPIAPLLAFALLVIVGLQSFYTLPITRFPNIDVPVVAITITQSGASPAELEMQVTKEIEDAVASISGIDEIQSTVTDGQSQTVVVFRIEKPTGEAVQDTKDAIDKVRGSLPAGIDEPIVSKVDVEGQAIQTFAVSSPNMTLEELSWFVDDTIKRSLQGEPGIGRIDRYGGSDREILVSLNADRLDAHGITAADVNAQLRGTNLDLGSGRGQVAGNEQTIRTLGDAKDVARLAETTIALPNGRFVKLADLGTIKDTYEEPKSFSRFNGTPSVTFAVFRAKGASEVSVAETVAKKLDQVREAHPDVKIEMVDDSVYFTYGNYEAALHTLMEGSILAVIVVFLFLHNWRATLIAAVALPLSAIPTFWVMDLMGFSLNLVSFLALTLATGILVDDAIVEIENIARHIKLGKTPYRAAIEAADEIGLAVIATSFTIIAVFVPVSFMPGIGGQYFIQFGLTVAFSVLFSLLVARFITPLMAAYLMRAEDGMEDHHDNDSRLMKTYTRLVTGTTSKWYSRYATLAGAILFLIGSMALLSQVPGSFMPPDDSSRIVLSVELPPNATLEETSAASEKVYEAVRDLEGVESVFVLGGASPKGDLELRRATVRIILQNIDHSLVKVLVNKGLGSLPLIGSYLPKIEEKGRTRPQWEVEKEVFAKVRSIPDVRISKVNDRAERELTFNFLSTNEQDLNDAVRLLESRLRASPILANVSSEGALPRPELQIRPHKDEIARLGITPQQIAQTVRVATIGDIDAQLTKISLDDRQIPIRVQMALDVRRDLAAIRALKVQTATGQTVPLYSIADVDYSEGPSSIKRNARSRVVAIGSDVPQGTALDTATAEFKRIVDETKLPPTVRLAESGDAKIQAEMTASFGNAMLMGLMLVLVVLILLFKDVIQPFTILFSLPLAIGGVAVALIITQNALSMPVLIGILMLMGIVTKNAILLVDFAIEMRNRGMSRVQAMVEAGRKRARPIIMTSIAMSAGMLPSAMGVGEGGSFRAPMAIAVIGGIIVSTALSLLVVPAFFLIMDDLSHLLGWIFGRLVGRKEEEEETLSREELSVRTRRNNEALTSIEQRLASIEKRASGGTPAPADSNKLVPIRPLAAE; encoded by the coding sequence ATGAACTTCTCCGCCTGGTCGATCCGCAACCCGATTGCGCCGCTGCTCGCCTTCGCCCTTCTGGTGATCGTCGGTCTGCAGTCGTTCTACACGCTGCCGATCACCCGCTTTCCGAACATCGACGTGCCGGTGGTGGCGATCACGATCACCCAGAGCGGCGCCTCGCCTGCCGAACTGGAGATGCAGGTCACCAAGGAGATCGAGGATGCCGTCGCGTCGATCAGCGGCATCGACGAGATCCAGTCGACGGTGACAGACGGCCAGTCCCAGACGGTCGTCGTGTTCCGCATCGAGAAGCCGACCGGCGAGGCCGTCCAGGACACCAAGGACGCGATCGACAAGGTTCGTGGCTCCTTGCCGGCCGGCATCGACGAGCCGATCGTCTCCAAGGTCGACGTCGAGGGGCAGGCCATCCAGACCTTCGCCGTCTCCTCACCCAACATGACGCTCGAGGAGCTCTCCTGGTTCGTCGACGACACGATCAAGCGCTCGTTGCAGGGCGAGCCCGGCATCGGCCGGATCGACCGCTACGGCGGCTCCGATCGCGAAATCCTGGTCTCGCTGAACGCCGACCGCCTCGATGCCCACGGCATCACGGCGGCGGACGTCAACGCACAGCTTCGCGGCACCAACCTCGATCTCGGTTCCGGCCGCGGCCAGGTCGCCGGCAACGAGCAGACGATCCGCACGCTGGGCGACGCCAAGGACGTGGCCCGACTGGCGGAAACGACGATCGCGCTTCCGAACGGACGCTTCGTCAAGCTCGCCGACCTCGGTACGATCAAGGACACCTACGAGGAGCCGAAGTCGTTCTCGCGCTTCAACGGCACGCCGTCGGTCACCTTCGCGGTCTTCCGCGCAAAGGGCGCCAGCGAAGTCTCCGTGGCGGAAACCGTCGCCAAGAAGCTCGATCAGGTTCGGGAAGCCCATCCCGACGTCAAGATCGAGATGGTCGACGACTCCGTCTACTTCACCTATGGCAACTACGAAGCGGCACTCCACACGCTGATGGAAGGCTCGATCCTCGCCGTCATCGTGGTGTTCCTCTTCCTCCACAACTGGCGTGCGACTCTGATTGCCGCGGTCGCCCTACCGCTCTCGGCCATTCCCACCTTCTGGGTGATGGATCTCATGGGCTTCTCGCTGAACCTCGTGAGCTTCCTCGCGCTCACGCTCGCGACCGGGATCCTGGTCGATGACGCGATCGTGGAGATCGAGAACATCGCCCGCCACATCAAGCTCGGTAAGACGCCCTATCGGGCGGCGATCGAGGCCGCCGACGAAATCGGCCTCGCCGTCATCGCGACGAGCTTCACGATCATCGCCGTCTTCGTGCCCGTGTCCTTCATGCCCGGCATCGGCGGACAGTACTTCATCCAGTTCGGCCTGACGGTCGCCTTCTCGGTGCTGTTCTCGCTTCTCGTCGCCCGCTTCATCACGCCGCTGATGGCAGCCTATCTGATGCGCGCGGAAGACGGCATGGAGGACCATCACGACAACGACAGCCGTCTGATGAAGACCTACACCCGGCTGGTGACAGGAACGACGAGCAAGTGGTATTCGCGCTACGCGACGCTTGCCGGCGCGATCCTCTTCCTCATCGGCTCCATGGCGCTGCTGTCGCAGGTACCGGGCAGTTTCATGCCGCCGGACGATTCTTCCCGCATCGTGCTCTCGGTCGAACTGCCGCCGAATGCCACGCTCGAGGAAACCTCCGCCGCCAGCGAGAAGGTCTATGAGGCCGTTCGTGACCTCGAGGGTGTCGAAAGCGTCTTCGTCCTCGGCGGCGCCTCGCCCAAGGGCGATCTTGAACTGCGCCGCGCGACGGTCCGCATTATCCTGCAGAATATCGACCATTCGCTGGTGAAGGTTCTCGTGAACAAGGGTCTCGGTTCGCTGCCCCTGATCGGCTCCTACCTGCCGAAAATCGAGGAAAAGGGCCGCACCCGTCCGCAATGGGAGGTCGAGAAGGAAGTCTTCGCCAAGGTCCGTTCGATCCCGGACGTTCGCATCTCCAAGGTGAACGACCGCGCCGAGCGTGAACTCACGTTCAACTTCCTCTCCACCAACGAACAGGACCTGAACGACGCCGTTCGTCTCCTGGAATCGCGCCTGCGTGCCTCGCCGATCCTCGCCAATGTCAGCTCGGAAGGTGCCCTGCCCCGGCCCGAACTGCAGATCCGTCCGCACAAGGACGAGATCGCCCGCCTCGGCATCACGCCGCAGCAGATCGCCCAGACCGTGCGCGTCGCCACCATCGGCGATATCGATGCGCAGTTGACCAAGATCTCGCTCGACGACCGGCAAATCCCGATCCGGGTGCAGATGGCGCTCGACGTCCGGCGTGACCTCGCCGCGATCCGGGCCCTGAAGGTGCAGACCGCGACCGGCCAGACCGTGCCGCTCTACAGCATCGCCGATGTCGACTACTCGGAAGGCCCGAGCTCGATCAAGCGCAATGCCCGCAGTCGCGTCGTGGCGATCGGCTCAGACGTTCCGCAGGGCACCGCGCTCGATACGGCGACGGCGGAGTTCAAGCGCATCGTCGACGAGACGAAGCTGCCGCCGACGGTGCGTCTGGCAGAAAGCGGTGATGCCAAGATCCAGGCCGAGATGACCGCGAGCTTCGGCAATGCAATGCTGATGGGCCTGATGCTGGTTCTCGTCGTGCTGATCCTGCTTTTCAAGGACGTGATCCAGCCCTTCACCATCCTGTTCTCGCTGCCGCTCGCGATCGGTGGAGTGGCAGTGGCGCTGATCATCACCCAGAATGCACTCTCCATGCCGGTGCTGATCGGCATCCTGATGCTGATGGGGATCGTCACGAAGAACGCCATCCTGCTGGTGGACTTCGCGATCGAGATGCGCAACCGCGGCATGAGCCGCGTCCAGGCGATGGTGGAAGCCGGCCGCAAGCGCGCCCGGCCGATCATCATGACCTCGATCGCCATGTCTGCCGGCATGTTGCCGTCCGCGATGGGCGTCGGCGAAGGTGGCTCCTTCCGCGCGCCGATGGCGATCGCGGTGATCGGCGGCATCATCGTCTCGACGGCACTCAGCCTTCTGGTCGTGCCCGCTTTCTTCCTGATCATGGACGACCTCTCCCACCTGCTCGGCTGGATCTTCGGCCGCCTCGTCGGCCGCAAGGAAGAAGAGGAAGAGACACTCAGCCGCGAAGAACTCAGCGTGCGCACCCGCAGGAACAACGAGGCGCTGACTTCGATCGAGCAGCGTCTGGCCAGCATCGAAAAGCGGGCTTCCGGCGGGACGCCGGCGCCGGCGGATTCGAACAAGCTCGTGCCGATCCGGCCGCTCGCCGCCGAGTAA
- a CDS encoding Crp/Fnr family transcriptional regulator: protein MPVNKTLKLNTRDKNILLRSSFMESLGPVSMARMLDLATVTNFEARDILFREGEVAEYFYCSLTGYVRLYRLNRDGREADIRICGPGDTFAECLLACGDRYLYNAQAAENVVVARFELQKVRQLAEQEKDVAKAVIQCLSAHLRSSMDCIANDRLQTAPQRVAHYLLDNCPQDGSSASIRLPFQKSLLAGKLGLAPEALSRAFSSLRRAGVTVRGRIIQISDISALKQI, encoded by the coding sequence ATACCTGTGAACAAGACATTGAAGCTGAACACACGCGACAAGAACATATTGCTGAGAAGTTCCTTCATGGAGTCTCTCGGTCCTGTCTCGATGGCACGGATGCTCGACCTTGCGACCGTCACCAATTTCGAGGCGCGAGACATTCTCTTCCGGGAAGGCGAGGTTGCGGAATACTTCTACTGCTCCCTGACCGGCTATGTGCGGCTCTACCGGCTGAACAGGGACGGTCGCGAGGCGGACATCCGCATCTGCGGACCGGGAGATACGTTCGCCGAATGCCTGCTCGCCTGTGGCGATCGCTACCTCTACAACGCCCAGGCAGCGGAAAACGTCGTGGTGGCGCGTTTCGAACTGCAGAAGGTGCGCCAGCTCGCCGAGCAGGAAAAGGACGTGGCGAAGGCCGTGATCCAGTGCCTGTCCGCTCATCTGCGCAGCAGCATGGATTGCATCGCCAACGACCGGCTGCAGACGGCACCGCAGCGCGTCGCCCATTATCTGCTCGACAACTGCCCGCAGGACGGCAGCTCCGCCTCGATCCGCCTCCCCTTCCAGAAGAGCTTGCTCGCCGGCAAGCTCGGGCTGGCGCCGGAGGCCCTGTCGCGCGCCTTTTCCTCTCTCCGCCGGGCGGGCGTGACGGTGCGCGGGCGTATCATCCAGATCAGCGACATCAGCGCGCTGAAGCAGATCTGA